A single Leptolyngbya ohadii IS1 DNA region contains:
- the moaC gene encoding cyclic pyranopterin monophosphate synthase MoaC, with product MSNPNFSNPSENLPNSLSHLDQQGQAQMVDVSAKAQTVRSAIAIGRVRMQPQTLAAIQAGNTPKGDVLGTARIAGIMAAKQTANLIPLCHPLPIQKVEVQIMPDADLPGFQIQATVKTKAETGVEMEALTAVSVAALTLYDMAKALEKSIAIESIQLLEKTGGKSGDYCLETVS from the coding sequence ATGTCAAACCCTAATTTTTCAAATCCGTCTGAGAATTTGCCGAACTCCTTGAGCCATCTGGATCAGCAGGGGCAGGCGCAAATGGTGGACGTATCCGCTAAAGCCCAAACAGTGCGATCGGCGATCGCGATCGGGCGAGTGAGAATGCAGCCACAAACCCTGGCAGCGATTCAGGCAGGCAATACGCCCAAGGGAGATGTGTTGGGCACGGCGAGAATTGCAGGCATCATGGCAGCCAAACAAACGGCAAATCTGATTCCCCTCTGCCATCCCCTGCCGATTCAAAAAGTCGAGGTGCAAATCATGCCGGACGCAGATCTGCCCGGATTCCAAATTCAGGCAACCGTGAAAACCAAAGCCGAAACGGGTGTCGAAATGGAAGCATTGACAGCAGTCTCCGTAGCGGCACTTACCCTCTACGACATGGCAAAGGCTCTGGAGAAGTCGATCGCGATCGAGTCAATTCAGCTTTTGGAGAAGACGGGCGGTAAGTCGGGCGATTATTGCTTAGAGACGGTTTCCTGA
- the hemF gene encoding oxygen-dependent coproporphyrinogen oxidase, protein MVKSSLPPNSLANSGSQTPGNQVPPADSKERVSAFMKQIQDQICGKLQELDGQAQFQQDSWEREEGGGGRSRVIKNGALFEQGGVNFSEVWGKDLPPSILVQRPEAAGHGFYATGTSMVLHPRNPYVPTVHLNYRYFEAGPVWWFGGGIDLTPYYPFVEDVQHFHQTLKDACDRHHSEYYPTFKRWCDEYFYLKHRGETRGVGGIFFDYQDARGKLYHGPDAKGPAAQYSDALGDVGQRSWEEIFAFVQECGNAFLPAYVPIAERRNKTEYGDRERDFQLYRRGRYVEFNLVYDRGTIFGLQTNGRTESILMSLPPMVRWEYGYQPEPGTREAQLYDIFLKPQDWLNWKGEVIQ, encoded by the coding sequence ATGGTGAAATCTTCTCTACCCCCCAACTCGCTGGCAAATTCTGGCAGCCAAACTCCCGGAAATCAAGTGCCCCCGGCTGACTCCAAAGAGCGGGTCAGTGCCTTCATGAAGCAAATTCAGGATCAGATCTGCGGCAAGCTTCAGGAACTCGACGGGCAAGCCCAATTTCAGCAGGATAGCTGGGAACGCGAAGAGGGCGGCGGCGGTCGGTCGCGGGTGATCAAAAACGGGGCACTGTTTGAGCAGGGTGGCGTGAACTTCTCCGAGGTTTGGGGTAAGGATCTGCCGCCTTCAATTCTGGTTCAGCGTCCCGAAGCTGCCGGACATGGCTTCTACGCCACGGGAACCTCGATGGTGCTGCACCCCCGCAACCCCTACGTACCCACGGTTCACCTTAACTATCGCTACTTCGAGGCAGGTCCGGTCTGGTGGTTTGGCGGTGGCATTGATCTCACCCCCTACTATCCCTTCGTTGAGGACGTACAGCATTTCCATCAGACGCTTAAAGATGCCTGCGATCGTCACCACAGCGAATACTATCCGACCTTCAAACGCTGGTGCGACGAGTATTTTTATCTAAAGCACCGGGGCGAAACGCGCGGCGTAGGCGGTATCTTCTTCGACTATCAGGATGCTCGCGGCAAGCTGTATCACGGTCCCGATGCCAAAGGTCCGGCGGCGCAGTACAGCGATGCTCTGGGCGACGTAGGTCAGCGAAGCTGGGAAGAGATCTTTGCCTTTGTGCAGGAGTGCGGCAATGCCTTCCTGCCTGCCTACGTGCCGATCGCAGAACGTCGCAACAAAACTGAGTACGGCGATCGAGAGCGGGATTTCCAGCTGTATCGGCGCGGTCGCTATGTGGAGTTCAACCTGGTCTACGATCGCGGCACGATTTTTGGACTGCAAACCAACGGACGCACAGAGTCGATCCTGATGTCCTTGCCGCCGATGGTGCGCTGGGAATACGGCTATCAGCCCGAACCTGGAACCCGCGAGGCACAGCTCTACGACATTTTCCTGAAGCCGCAGGACTGGCTGAACTGGAAAGGGGAAGTGATTCAGTAG
- a CDS encoding SRPBCC family protein: MTDRSHCIQAELCGGRAMVGFWSRRIRWNFRDIPPLAETYQAISAASVDDLWQKVVDLADVSWHPLITRTNVPQGLIPKPGLIYQAVSRLSPFPVQIFVERVSPMELLSIRILAIPGVEERVTYRVESTLCGTKVSYSVTLRGWLSPIVWSIIRPYAAKVARELALAAEQDLINANNPQYKSQYKRRKLDYPDVFATLVLWQMGFHVMTWLDRCPRTLG, translated from the coding sequence TTGACCGATCGTTCACACTGCATTCAGGCAGAGCTTTGCGGAGGACGCGCAATGGTAGGCTTCTGGTCTCGACGGATACGCTGGAACTTTCGTGATATTCCTCCGCTGGCGGAAACTTACCAGGCAATAAGCGCCGCTTCCGTAGACGATCTGTGGCAAAAAGTGGTGGATCTAGCCGATGTTTCGTGGCATCCCCTGATTACCCGCACCAATGTTCCACAGGGACTAATTCCTAAACCCGGATTAATTTATCAGGCAGTTAGCCGCCTCAGTCCGTTCCCCGTGCAGATTTTTGTGGAGCGGGTGTCGCCGATGGAACTGCTGAGCATTCGGATTCTGGCGATTCCAGGCGTGGAGGAACGAGTCACCTACCGGGTGGAGTCTACCCTGTGCGGTACCAAAGTTTCCTACTCTGTAACGCTGCGCGGCTGGCTGTCGCCGATCGTCTGGTCAATTATTCGCCCCTATGCGGCAAAGGTTGCCCGTGAACTGGCACTCGCAGCAGAACAGGATTTGATTAACGCCAATAATCCCCAGTACAAGTCTCAATACAAGCGACGCAAGCTGGATTATCCCGATGTGTTCGCAACGCTAGTGCTGTGGCAGATGGGCTTTCATGTAATGACCTGGCTCGATCGATGTCCCCGGACTTTGGGATAA
- a CDS encoding Mrp/NBP35 family ATP-binding protein: MPTMLEPSAVLEVLRPVQDPELRKSLVELNMIRNVRVEGSKVSFTLVLTTPACPLREFIVEDCQKAVKTLPGVESVEVEVTAETPQQKSLPDRTGIAGVKNIIAVSSGKGGVGKSTVSVNIAVSLALAGAKVGLIDADIYGPNAPTMLGLANAKVMVQQGSNGEVLEPAFNHGVKLVSMGFLIDPDQPVVWRGPMLNGIIRQFLYQVQWGELDYLVVDLPPGTGDAQLTLAQAVPMAGAVIVTTPQTVALQDARRGLRMFQQLQVPILGIVENMSYFVPPDLPDRQYDIFGSGGGEKTAKELGLPLLGCIPLELPVREGGDRGVPIVVGEPDSPSAKAITAIAQQVAARVSVAALA; encoded by the coding sequence ATGCCCACAATGCTTGAACCCAGTGCCGTTCTGGAAGTGCTGCGCCCCGTGCAAGATCCGGAGCTGCGGAAAAGCTTAGTTGAACTGAATATGATTCGCAACGTGCGGGTGGAGGGAAGCAAAGTTAGCTTTACCCTGGTACTCACAACTCCCGCCTGCCCACTGCGCGAATTTATTGTCGAAGATTGTCAGAAAGCGGTGAAAACCCTCCCCGGTGTGGAATCGGTTGAAGTGGAAGTCACTGCCGAAACTCCCCAGCAAAAATCCCTGCCCGATCGTACTGGAATTGCAGGCGTGAAGAATATTATCGCCGTCTCTAGCGGGAAGGGTGGCGTCGGAAAAAGCACCGTCTCTGTGAACATTGCTGTATCGCTGGCACTGGCAGGTGCAAAAGTAGGGCTGATCGACGCAGATATTTACGGTCCCAATGCTCCAACGATGCTGGGCTTAGCGAATGCCAAAGTGATGGTGCAGCAGGGCAGCAACGGCGAAGTTCTGGAGCCTGCATTTAATCATGGCGTGAAGCTCGTCTCGATGGGCTTTTTGATCGATCCGGATCAGCCCGTTGTTTGGCGGGGTCCTATGCTGAACGGCATTATTCGCCAGTTTCTCTATCAGGTGCAGTGGGGCGAGTTGGATTATCTGGTAGTCGATTTGCCGCCCGGAACCGGAGACGCGCAGCTAACTCTGGCGCAGGCTGTTCCCATGGCGGGAGCCGTGATTGTGACTACGCCCCAAACCGTTGCGCTTCAGGATGCTCGTCGCGGTCTGCGAATGTTCCAGCAGCTTCAAGTGCCGATCCTGGGCATCGTGGAAAACATGAGCTACTTTGTGCCGCCCGATCTGCCCGATCGCCAGTACGACATCTTCGGTTCCGGCGGCGGCGAGAAGACGGCAAAAGAACTGGGCTTGCCTCTGCTGGGCTGCATTCCGCTTGAACTTCCGGTGCGGGAAGGGGGCGATCGCGGCGTTCCGATTGTGGTTGGCGAACCGGATTCTCCTTCAGCGAAGGCAATTACGGCGATCGCCCAGCAGGTTGCGGCTAGAGTTTCCGTTGCGGCACTGGCATAA
- the rodA gene encoding rod shape-determining protein RodA produces MLYRSLSRISWKALIQPWQEVDWLLFLLAIGMTALGGVAIRSTELHQGFSTWWQHWITGGIGLIMALFIARSRYENLLQWRWIIYAVTNIALLIVIFIGTTANGAQSWVTIGSFNLQPSEFAKVGVIITLAAALHDRGAPTIPMVIKTLAITAVPWVLIMLQPDLGTGLVFGAITLGMLYWGNANPGWIVLLVSPIVSAILFGVFLPAWFFWIGFVLYLGWRTLPWALWGSIGVGVVNLIAGGLGNFAWTHLLKEYQRDRLTLFLDPDKDPLGGGYHLIQSRIAIGAGQMFGRGINQGTQTQLNFIPEQHTDFIFSAIGEEMGFIGCLVVLLVFWLICLRLVIIAQNAKDNFGSLLAIGVLSMIVFQVLVNIGMTIGLAPVTGIPLPWLSYGRSALLTNFIALGIVESVNNHRHRLKF; encoded by the coding sequence ATGCTCTATCGCTCCCTTAGCCGCATTAGCTGGAAAGCGTTGATACAGCCCTGGCAGGAAGTCGATTGGCTCCTGTTTTTGCTGGCGATCGGGATGACGGCTCTGGGAGGCGTTGCCATTCGCAGTACGGAACTGCATCAGGGATTTTCGACCTGGTGGCAGCACTGGATAACCGGGGGCATTGGGCTAATTATGGCGCTGTTCATTGCCCGATCGCGCTATGAGAATCTGCTTCAGTGGCGCTGGATTATCTATGCGGTTACAAACATTGCCCTGCTGATCGTAATTTTTATTGGAACGACGGCAAACGGAGCGCAAAGCTGGGTGACGATCGGCAGCTTCAACCTCCAGCCCTCGGAGTTTGCAAAGGTTGGGGTGATTATTACCCTCGCAGCAGCGCTGCATGACCGGGGTGCGCCAACGATTCCAATGGTCATCAAAACCCTGGCGATTACCGCTGTGCCCTGGGTGCTGATTATGCTTCAGCCAGACTTGGGAACGGGGCTGGTGTTTGGCGCGATCACGCTGGGAATGCTCTACTGGGGCAATGCCAATCCGGGCTGGATCGTGCTGCTGGTTTCGCCGATCGTTTCTGCCATTCTGTTTGGCGTGTTTCTTCCCGCCTGGTTTTTCTGGATTGGCTTCGTGCTGTATCTCGGCTGGCGGACGCTGCCCTGGGCGCTCTGGGGTTCGATCGGCGTTGGCGTGGTGAATTTAATTGCGGGGGGACTGGGCAACTTTGCCTGGACGCATTTGCTGAAGGAGTATCAGCGCGATCGTCTCACCCTCTTCCTCGATCCGGACAAAGATCCGCTGGGCGGTGGCTATCACCTGATTCAGTCCCGGATTGCGATCGGCGCAGGTCAGATGTTTGGGCGCGGCATAAACCAGGGAACGCAAACCCAGCTTAATTTCATTCCGGAACAGCACACAGACTTTATTTTCTCGGCGATCGGCGAAGAGATGGGCTTTATCGGCTGTCTGGTGGTACTGCTGGTATTCTGGCTGATCTGTCTGCGGCTGGTGATCATTGCCCAAAACGCCAAGGATAATTTTGGGTCACTGCTGGCGATCGGCGTCCTATCGATGATTGTGTTTCAGGTGTTGGTCAATATTGGCATGACGATCGGGCTGGCTCCCGTGACAGGAATTCCTTTACCGTGGCTGAGCTATGGGCGATCGGCGCTGCTGACGAATTTTATTGCCTTAGGCATTGTGGAGTCGGTGAATAATCATCGGCATCGGTTGAAGTTTTAG
- the uraD gene encoding 2-oxo-4-hydroxy-4-carboxy-5-ureidoimidazoline decarboxylase — protein sequence MPYSISELNAFSQEEFVTALGTIFEETPSIAAQTWYDRPFIDREDLCQKLIATMQQMAPGAQLALIRAHPDLGSRVKMAAASAQEQSGAGLDRLSPEEFDRFQTLNNAYKSKFGFPFIVAVRNHTKESILQEFDRRLQNPIGTEQHQALTEISKIAQLRLSDQVL from the coding sequence ATGCCCTACTCAATTTCTGAACTCAACGCCTTTTCGCAGGAAGAATTTGTCACTGCCCTTGGCACCATCTTTGAAGAAACTCCCTCGATCGCCGCACAAACCTGGTACGATCGCCCCTTCATCGATCGAGAAGACCTGTGCCAAAAGCTGATCGCCACCATGCAGCAAATGGCTCCTGGTGCCCAGCTCGCCCTAATTCGCGCCCACCCCGATTTGGGCAGCAGGGTCAAAATGGCAGCAGCCTCGGCACAGGAACAGTCTGGCGCTGGGCTCGATCGCCTCTCCCCAGAAGAATTCGATCGCTTCCAAACCCTCAACAACGCCTACAAAAGTAAATTCGGTTTCCCCTTCATCGTTGCCGTCCGCAACCACACGAAAGAGAGCATCCTGCAAGAATTCGATCGCCGTCTACAAAACCCGATCGGCACCGAACAACATCAAGCCCTCACCGAAATCAGCAAAATCGCCCAACTCCGCCTAAGCGACCAAGTCCTCTAA
- the uraH gene encoding hydroxyisourate hydrolase, with translation MPGKLTTHVLDTAQGCPAAHLRIELWQIDPQTDYPEGGTASHRKTLLKTLHTNADGRTNQPLLSDAEFQPGTYELVFTIGDYFKQQPIPVSEPPFLDRVPIQFTIADPNAHYHVPLLASPWSYSTYRGS, from the coding sequence ATGCCCGGAAAACTAACGACCCACGTTCTCGATACCGCCCAGGGATGCCCTGCTGCCCATTTGCGAATCGAACTTTGGCAAATCGACCCCCAGACCGATTACCCCGAAGGGGGAACTGCTTCGCATCGTAAAACCCTGCTCAAAACCCTTCATACTAACGCCGACGGCAGAACCAATCAGCCGCTCCTCAGCGATGCCGAATTCCAGCCCGGAACCTACGAGCTAGTCTTTACGATCGGCGATTACTTCAAACAGCAGCCTATCCCGGTGTCCGAGCCGCCTTTCCTCGATCGCGTTCCGATTCAGTTCACCATTGCCGATCCCAACGCTCACTATCATGTCCCGCTGCTGGCGTCTCCCTGGTCGTACAGCACCTATCGCGGCAGTTAA
- the hpxO gene encoding FAD-dependent urate hydroxylase HpxO, with protein MQQLKVVIIGAGIGGLTAGVALSRAGFEVEIYDRVRELRPAGAAISVWSNGIKVLNSLGLGGAVSSIGGRMDRMEYRTQNGDLLNAIDLNPLVQTVGQRPYPVARTDLQGMLLDAFPGEVKLNSRCVGVEETETGVTATFEDGHRATGDLVIAADGVRSVLREYVLGYPVEPEYGGYVNWNGLVPISEDLAPADTWAIYVGDFKRASMMPVAGNRFYFFFDVPMPKEKTPELGDIRSDLSQFFLGWAGPVQRLIERLDPETTNRVLIHDVGPIDRMVRGRVALLGDSAHATCPDLGQGGCQAMEDAYVLTQFLLTTNVSVQDALQRYEAERHARTCAIVEKARKRAEQIHGKDPDITRQWYDQLATEKPTDVTDSIAKTILGGPLK; from the coding sequence ATGCAGCAGCTAAAAGTTGTCATAATCGGGGCGGGAATTGGCGGACTTACCGCAGGGGTTGCTCTTAGTCGTGCCGGGTTTGAGGTGGAAATTTACGATCGCGTCCGAGAACTGCGTCCAGCAGGGGCAGCAATTTCCGTCTGGTCAAACGGCATTAAGGTCTTGAACTCCCTGGGGTTAGGGGGGGCAGTCTCATCGATCGGCGGCAGGATGGATCGCATGGAGTACCGCACCCAGAATGGAGATTTGCTGAATGCGATCGACTTGAATCCCCTGGTTCAGACGGTGGGACAGCGACCCTACCCTGTGGCGCGAACCGATCTTCAGGGAATGCTGCTGGATGCCTTTCCGGGCGAGGTAAAGCTGAATTCTCGCTGTGTGGGCGTAGAGGAAACGGAAACCGGAGTCACTGCCACCTTTGAGGACGGACATCGGGCGACGGGTGATCTGGTGATTGCGGCGGATGGCGTGCGATCGGTGTTGCGGGAGTATGTGCTGGGCTATCCGGTAGAGCCAGAGTATGGGGGCTATGTCAACTGGAACGGCTTGGTTCCCATCAGCGAGGATCTGGCTCCGGCAGACACCTGGGCGATCTACGTGGGCGACTTCAAGCGAGCTTCCATGATGCCCGTTGCAGGCAACCGCTTCTATTTTTTCTTCGATGTGCCGATGCCTAAAGAGAAGACCCCCGAACTGGGCGACATTCGATCGGACTTATCGCAGTTCTTCCTCGGCTGGGCAGGTCCGGTGCAAAGACTGATTGAACGACTCGACCCCGAAACCACCAATCGCGTTTTGATTCACGACGTCGGACCGATCGATCGCATGGTGCGCGGACGGGTTGCCCTGCTGGGTGATTCTGCCCATGCCACCTGTCCCGATCTGGGTCAGGGAGGCTGTCAGGCAATGGAGGATGCCTATGTGCTAACCCAGTTCCTCCTTACCACGAATGTCAGTGTTCAGGATGCCCTCCAACGCTACGAAGCCGAACGCCACGCCCGCACCTGCGCGATCGTTGAAAAAGCCCGCAAACGCGCCGAGCAAATCCACGGCAAAGACCCCGACATTACCCGCCAGTGGTACGACCAGCTTGCCACCGAAAAGCCAACCGATGTTACAGATTCGATCGCCAAAACGATTTTGGGCGGACCGCTCAAATAA
- a CDS encoding Uma2 family endonuclease, whose product MATAKPDLLTLTEFLQLPETKPASEYINGEVIQKPMLKTRHSRLQSKLIDAINSAAEEPQIGYAFPELRCTFSGRSIVPDVAVLRWQQIVLDENDEPLDDIFAAPAWTIEILSPEQSPNRVISNISHCLNDACDLGWLVDPDDRSILVFQSQQQPTLFQQDDRLIVLEGLDLELTVNQVFGWLKMKA is encoded by the coding sequence ATGGCAACGGCAAAACCTGATCTTCTGACCCTGACGGAATTTCTCCAACTGCCAGAAACTAAGCCTGCCAGCGAATATATCAACGGCGAGGTGATTCAAAAACCGATGCTCAAAACTCGCCATTCTCGCCTCCAAAGCAAACTGATTGACGCGATTAATTCGGCGGCAGAGGAACCGCAAATTGGCTATGCCTTTCCCGAACTCCGGTGTACCTTCAGCGGACGTTCAATCGTGCCTGACGTTGCAGTACTGCGCTGGCAGCAAATTGTTTTGGATGAGAACGATGAGCCACTAGACGACATTTTTGCCGCTCCTGCCTGGACAATCGAAATTCTTTCACCTGAGCAGAGTCCTAACCGTGTAATCAGCAATATCTCTCACTGCCTGAACGATGCTTGTGACCTGGGCTGGCTAGTTGATCCAGACGACCGATCGATTCTAGTTTTTCAATCGCAGCAGCAGCCTACCCTTTTCCAGCAGGACGATCGATTAATTGTGCTGGAAGGATTGGATCTGGAACTCACGGTGAATCAAGTTTTCGGCTGGTTAAAGATGAAGGCGTAG
- the xdhA gene encoding xanthine dehydrogenase small subunit codes for MVAAQEPQEIPLDRSLSFTINSARVSLKGVSPAMTLLEYLRQSGRVGTKEGCGDGDCGACTVAIVAEGADGKPHYQAVNSCLIPIGSLAGRQVITVEGIANGSLHPVQQAMVELGGSQCGYCTPGFIMSLFAAYYDRTVDDVAVEGNLCRCTGYLPIRRAAQQVAQLEPADHFSETLATAPTTLEPVRYTDFEHQFFRPTQLQEAIDLLQRYPEAVLVAGATDLGLEMSHHRQTFPILISLEAVSELKQIQQTPESIEIGAAVPLSQIETQLHGIFPSLDEMLHWFAARQVRNRATIGGNLGTASPIGDLPPVLLALDAEVQITGINGNRSLPLVQFFKGYRQTELQPGEIIRSVRIPRQITPGAVRRLTQSYKIGKRGTDDISIVAASFTIDLDAQDQILHARLAYGGVAATPVRAIAVEQQLIGQPWTRATIQAIKPSLRETFTPLTDLRGSADYRKLLVANLFEKFFTEMQQRTPL; via the coding sequence ATGGTTGCAGCACAAGAACCGCAGGAAATACCACTCGATCGATCGCTCAGTTTCACGATTAATAGCGCTCGGGTGTCGCTAAAAGGCGTTTCGCCTGCCATGACTCTGCTGGAATACCTGCGGCAAAGCGGAAGGGTCGGCACAAAGGAAGGCTGTGGCGATGGAGACTGTGGAGCCTGCACGGTAGCGATCGTGGCGGAAGGAGCAGACGGCAAGCCTCACTATCAGGCGGTGAATAGCTGTCTGATTCCGATCGGTTCTCTCGCAGGACGGCAGGTCATCACGGTCGAAGGCATTGCAAATGGGTCGCTCCATCCCGTTCAACAGGCGATGGTGGAATTGGGCGGATCGCAGTGTGGCTACTGTACCCCCGGATTCATCATGAGTTTGTTTGCGGCTTATTACGATCGCACGGTGGACGATGTAGCGGTGGAAGGCAATCTCTGTCGCTGTACAGGCTATCTGCCAATTCGACGGGCAGCACAGCAGGTTGCACAACTCGAACCCGCCGATCACTTCTCGGAAACGCTGGCGACAGCCCCCACGACGCTAGAACCCGTTCGCTATACCGACTTTGAGCATCAGTTCTTTCGCCCGACCCAGCTTCAGGAGGCGATCGATCTGTTGCAGCGTTACCCGGAGGCGGTTCTGGTGGCAGGCGCGACCGATCTGGGACTAGAGATGAGCCACCATCGGCAGACTTTCCCAATCCTGATTTCCCTGGAAGCCGTCAGCGAACTAAAGCAGATTCAGCAAACGCCCGAATCTATCGAAATAGGAGCAGCCGTTCCCCTAAGCCAGATCGAAACCCAGCTTCACGGCATCTTTCCCAGCCTGGATGAAATGCTCCACTGGTTCGCAGCAAGACAGGTTCGCAATCGGGCGACGATCGGCGGCAATCTAGGAACAGCGTCTCCGATTGGCGATTTACCTCCCGTCCTGCTGGCTCTCGATGCAGAAGTACAAATTACGGGTATTAATGGCAATCGATCGCTTCCCCTCGTCCAATTCTTCAAAGGCTATCGTCAGACCGAGCTTCAGCCCGGAGAAATTATTCGATCGGTTAGAATCCCCCGTCAGATCACTCCTGGCGCAGTTCGTCGCCTCACCCAGTCTTACAAAATCGGCAAACGCGGCACAGACGATATCAGCATCGTCGCGGCATCCTTCACGATCGACCTGGACGCACAAGATCAAATTCTCCACGCAAGACTGGCTTATGGCGGCGTAGCGGCAACCCCCGTGAGGGCGATCGCAGTCGAACAGCAGCTCATCGGTCAACCCTGGACAAGAGCAACAATCCAAGCCATCAAACCCTCCCTCCGAGAAACCTTTACCCCCCTCACCGACCTCCGAGGCAGCGCAGACTACCGCAAACTCCTAGTCGCCAACCTCTTCGAGAAATTCTTCACCGAAATGCAACAACGTACCCCCCTCTAA